A region of the Columba livia isolate bColLiv1 breed racing homer chromosome 15, bColLiv1.pat.W.v2, whole genome shotgun sequence genome:
TTAATTGCTGTACAGTGGTCTAACAGACTATAGTATCAGGTAGAGATTATTTTCCTACTGTGCTTGAACATCCTAGAGACCTCTTATAAGTTGTTGCACAGGTTCAAACAGTGGTGTAAACAGGAATTGCAAGGGAATCACTGTTATTACTCTGGGGCTTGAAGTTGTTCATTGTATTTGTGCTTTAAAATTAGTTGTTTTTTCAGTATGTAATGGGATATGTCATGAACTAATTCAGGAAATCCATTCTCTTCCAGAAGAGACTTTACTCACTTAAAGTAGCTCCTAAAGTTGCAACCTCAAAAACTGCAGAACGAGTGAAATTATCTCCAGCATCTGAGGATCTTGAGGTCAGTATCAATActggggttttttccctttccttttattttatttttgaaactctGCCAAAGCAGAACTGTGACAGTACTTCCAGTGGGTGactaaacctttttttttctttaacacagATCACAAAATTACCAAATGGCTTAATTATTGCATCTCTGGAAAACTTTTCTCCAGCTTCAAGAATTGGTGTGTTTATAAAAGCAGGCAGCAGATATGAAACCACTGGTAACTTGGGAACTGCTCACTTGCTTCGTCTTGCATCTAATTTGGTAGGTGTTTATTCTCTTTGTTACGATGTTCGCAGTAGATGAAATGGTGGCAGGTTTATGATTGCAGAAAGAAATGATATGGTAAAATTTAATGTAAGAGATGTTATAAATTGGAAAACAATGTACATTGATTCTTGGTTAGTGTAGGAGAAATGTCATTATTTCCTGGAAGACAGGAAGTGATGCTTATTTAGAATTATGCTCTCCAGTGGTGTCTTAagctacacacacacatatatttataaaactaTGCATgtaactgattttattttagccACAGTAAAAACTAATTTGGGTGGCAGATACAAGCTaaattttatgtgtgttttgaaTATTTCTGCGTAGTTTCTCTTACTACTGCCATCAAGAtattttaaacttgtttttccttctgatgtCTATGTTCAGTTATACAAGATGCTGTGGGGGCAGATACATATCATCAGGTTTAAGAAAGAATCAAATTCATTGACAGCAGGTGCTTAAACAGTTGCTAAAGGGAATAACTGCTGTAGGTACTGGAGGAAAACCATTGAATGGGTTGTGGGATGTTGTATTTAAACAGCCTCTTCTGTTGCCACTGTCAGGTACAGAACGCTGGGCTGGATGTCGTGTGGGTGTGACCTGCTGTGTCTGTTCCCCATGTTCCTGTTGCTCTTGGTTGCTGTCTGGCTCTGGCTGCAGATGTAAACGCGGCCTCTTCCACACCAGCCAGGCTGTGATCGTTAGAGCTTCCCAGTGCCACTGACGTACCTTTGCTGTTGCATGGCCTCAATCCACATCAGTTTcaggcagaaaaaggaaaaaataacatcCCAGTGGCTTATTACTTCCTTCCCAACTGCTGGCCAAAATTATTTCCCTCGACAGCTGTGAGCATAACAGTATGTGTGGGCATTCTTTACCCTGGTTTTGTCAAGCTTATCTAATTCAGACAATCCTATTAAATGTCCAGGCAAACCTGGGTCATTCTAGAATGAGGCTGGGGAGCAAATATCTGAGCAATTATGGTGGAAAATCAGAAAGGATGACGAAGTGATCAGGAGTAGGGATGCAGTAAGCTGGCTCAACTTTTCAAAATAGCCTCTGTATAAATAAACAGATACTGTTTCAAATTTGCCTGAGCACTGAACAACCTCAGGCAAATATGTCCTTAAAATAGCCAGAATTttaagttgccttttttttttttttttaatagactacTAAAGGAGCATCTTCTTTCCGGATTACTCGTGGCATTGAAGCTGTTGGGGGTAGCCTAAGGTTTGTAACCACGTACAAAGATAATCTGTCTTGGTAAAATGCAAACAAGATGAATGactaaaggaaacaaaacaataacCATAAGGGTCTGTAGGTGGATAAGCTAAGTGTAGAAATGGTACTTGAATGGTGAATGTTGACAAGGAATGTCTTTTGTACTTCTTGTTCTATTAAGGTTCAAGAGTGCACCCGTGatttgtattttagaaatatcaTTCAGTTAACAAAATCTAAATGTTGTGTAcctggaagaaatattttgtcctGAAAGCTTAATGTTCTTGCTGCCTTTTCAGGCTTCAAGATTAAACTTCCCAAAGtcaatagatttattttttcctccgtCTTTCATGAATAGAGACCACTCATCATACTGCAGCTTTGGGAATAATTCAGGCAGGAGTTGGCTTTTGTGATGTCGGAGTTCAAACCCTAGAAAACAAGCCTAAGAGAAATAAGAGAGAGATCTTGCTGTGCCTGCTTTCTTGTAATGTATCTTGAAATCATCCAGTAAGATTGTTTTATACAGAATttggttaaaataaataacttgagATTCTACCCCTTTTTGTTCCCATTAATCACAAATGTGTTGAAGCAACTGGAAAAGACCAACTATGTTTTCTAcctcaaaaaaataatttctaaattgCATTGTTtaatacatacacacatttttCATCAAGTTTTGTTATTCAGCTTTATTCGTTGTTTCACCTTGAATTATTGTGTTATCTTAGATTCTGATGGTCACAAGATGCTTGTTATTACTTGAATACTTAAGAGATGAGTTTTAGTTATGTCTCTTCCTGCTGTGTGTGTATATGATCACTCCTTTAAACAGTCATCTCAAGCAGATTTAAGCTTAACTAGACGTTCTAGTCAGTATCTTGCTGATTAATTAAATCAATGGGGAATATGTGTGAAAATCCGGTTCTGTGTTCTCTTCTAAAAcggattttgtattttttccttatttagtGTATACTCAACGAGAGAGAAAATGACTTACTCTATTGAATGCCTGCGTAACTATGTGTAGGTATCTAGATATGCTGTAAACTGAATTACTGCATTCTTTACAAACTGCTCTGTAGCAGAGACTTATCATTTTACAGGGTAGGAGTAACACTTATTTTCATGTCTTTGTAATAAATCAGTAAATTACTGTATTAATATTTGGCTTCTGTATCATGTTACTAAGCATACAAATGCTGCAGAACCGAAGTTGAGTTCTCATACTTTGTACAGCATTGCTAATAACAACTCTGGCTTGAGTGATATAATTTGTTGTTAATGTGTTGCTTATGGATTATTCTGAATTGCCTATTGCATTTAATGCCTTTGTAACTTTTTAAATCTAGTGATACAGTAATGGAGTACCTTCTGAACGTCACCACAGCACCAGAGTTCAGACCGTGGGAAGTGACTGAACTTCAGCCACAACTAAAAGTTGACAAAGCAATTGCATTTCAGAATCCTCAAGTTGGTAAGTGTATTTTCTGATCCACTTCATTAACTTCATGGGAGTTTCTTCAAGATGAAAAACTTTGGAAATAATAGGGTTTCCCTTTTGCTGTGTTACGTGACCATTTAATGTTTCAGCTTTTCCCATTGGTAGGTGTGGTCTTTCTGTTGTTACAAAACTTTTTTCTATAAATCCACAAGTTTTTCCAGCCTGTGTATAACAATCATTAGGAAGGAACATGCTGAGGACAGGGTATACCATTCTCCTTGACAGCTTCCATTTTTCCTGGTTTTTCCTCCAAAGAATGTGCCAGTCATTACTATTGTTGACAATATATTTGCAGCAGCTCGTGTTCTGAAAATAGTATTTAGGTGTTACTCATTGATACGGAAACAGTATTCTACAAAAGACTTTTTGAATTTGTATGGTTATTTTCGTATAAAAGCaatatgtattttcattacATTGAAAACGGATTCTAGTTCTAGGTTTATAAATTGAGGTTCATAAAAGCAGACACAAAGCCTCAGCCAAGCCTATTCCACTGTATCTTGTGTTACTTAACTCTAGTCATCCAAGTTTCCCTACGTAGTTCTGCACAATAAACATGGTTTGTACTACTCTGTGAAGCGTGCTCACCTTCATAACCCATTAAAGGTGTCAACACAACGCTGGGCTTTGGAAAATGCCCGGCTTATATTGAAGCGCTACTATTTTTTAAATCGGAATCGAGAACAGtctttgttttctaaacatGTATCAACTATGGATTCATTTCATAGTAagttaatattttcagttacaTTCAGTTACATACAGAATCAGAACTATGAAGAAAGGAGTGTCATCTTTCTCTTGAAAATCTTTTGAGAATATCGAATAGAAATGAGTACTACTggattcaggaaaaaaataatgagaaggGAATTAAAGACATGAGCATCCTTCATCTGAATGGGGAGATGGATGAGACatcacacaaaaccacaaatagtattttaaacagCCAGTTCTTTCTCAAGCTCAAGAACAAAGGATGCGTACAGTGGAGATGATGATAATTCTAAACCTAATTAAAAaggtgtttgggtttgttgttgttttctactGCTCCGCCTCCCCTGAACACTGATTACATTTATAGCTTGCTGTTGAGGCCAGAAAGGGTTGAGCATATGCAAGTGTTGGTTTTAATAAGTTACAAAAAAATAGAATGCCTCAGACCAGATGCTGTTGCCTGAGGATTTGGATGAAAATTGCACATGTATTGGATTATTTCAACCTGCTTGTGCTCCTTAAAGTGGACCACAGCTCTGTTGCACTGGGTAACATTAGTTTCGTTCACGATCTTCATTAACAGTGTCTTTTATGTTAATCATCATCACTGAAACTTTGTTTCTCTTAGGAGTGCTTGAAAACTTGCATGCTGCAGCTTATAAGAATGCTCTGGCAAACCCTCTGTATTGTCCAGATTATGCAATTGGAAAAATTACTTCTGAGCAGGTAGGAATATTTATGTTGTGTTATAAGTCTGTTTCAATTTCTTCATCAAGGGTAGATGAGAGAGAAGTTTAATTTGGCAAATATACAGTCAGTATTTGCTATCATGTTAGTCtggtgtttaaatattttatttctgtgtagcTTTTAATATTGGGTACAGAATTCATGTTCACAGTTAGAAAGGTGGTTAATGTCAGTGGCTTCTTGTTGATAGGATGGCTGTTAATAAGACGCAAGTGTTCTTGTATAAAAGGGTTTTGTAGTTGTCACTGGAAGAATGTGCAAAATGCTGTTCTATGGACAGTTCCTTTTGGGAGCATTGGAGTTTGCTGCATTAAGAAGTATAAGGCTGAACAGTGGATGTCAGAAACACACTTCCCATTTTTGTACTTTATACAAGCACCCTAAAATGTGAATTTACTGTTGCAGCTTCACCATTTTGTACAGAACAATTTCACAAGTGCAAGAATGGCTCTTGTAGGAATAGGTATGTATGTTCGTTAATGGACACTGCAATTTATAAAGGAAAACTACTGTAGAATTTTGAGTGTTctgtagaaataaaatgttacagTATACTTACAACACTTTTACGTAGCAGCTGTAGCTTTTCAATGACATTACATCAGTTGGAATAAACTATTGTATTGCAGGTGTAAAGCACTCTGACTTGAAGCAAATTGCAGAGCACTTTCTAAATATCCGGAGTGGAGCTGGTATTTCTAGTGCAAAGGCTGTCTATCGAGGGGGTAAGTATGTATCTTGTATGTGTTCTGAATGACTGCTTTTGTGATTATTATAAATATAGCATTATTCAAAGTTGCAGCTGAAAACTACAGTTGCATGAAGTGCTAGTTCAGAGGCATTTCCTGTCTAAGTAGAGGATTATTCCCTCCATGGAAAGTTCTGGAGTAAAATTTAACCCATATCTCCAACAAAGCTTTAATGGCAAGATCATTTAGTCTTAGAAGTGAAAAACAAGCTAACATCTggtttttcttggcttttttggGGAGATTCCCTTAAGAATCCATTCTAAACTGTCTAGAAGTGGTggtgggctttctttttaacgATGATCTGTTCGAATGTCATCTTTCATAAAAGACAAAGCAATGCTTAGCTCTTTTAGAGCAGCATCTTGTACTAATACCAATAGCTATTCTTTAGTGAAGGTATCAGATCGCTCTgtaaataaaggggaaagaagttTCCAACATTTCATATTTGACTGGAATAACTTCAGTTTCTATGAAACAGGGTAAATATTCTTATGAACAAAAGGTACACAACTTTTCTGGATGTTTATTATCTGAAGACTCACTGAGTTTTATTGTCTCATACTATTTGTGGTTTAGGATCAGGTTCAAATAAAGCATAGTAAGGTACTTGGGCTCGTGCTTGCAGGAAAATTTTTGAATGTAAAGGACTTTTTTGAATGATTTCTTCAAAAGGCTATCTATATAGCGTACTAGGTGTCTAGCATAcatatgtaattttaataaGAGTTAGGAATAACCTGTAAGGATTGTCAGTATAAAGGGGGCCAATGATTGGAAGCTACAGTGTGACCTACAGCCTACAAACAgcttcttgctgttttcctgaGTGAACATGCAATAAcgtcacaccctggctttctcTCTCATGGAACCAACTCCTGGCTAGAAATCTTGCCCTTCCATACCTCTGAATGTACAGTAGTTTCTAACTGAATGCTGCATTGCCTTTTATTCTGTTGCATTTTTAGGAGAAATCAGGGAACAGAATGGTGATAGCCTTGTCCACGCTGCTGTTGTGACtgaaggagctgctgttggaagTGCAGAAGCGAATGCGTTCAGTGTTCTTCAGCATGTTTTAGGGGCTGGACCCCTTATCAAGAGGGGAAGCAACGTTACCAGCAAACTGTCACAGGGTATTGCTAAAGCAACTACCCAGCCATTTGATGTAAGTTCAAAGGCTTACTGCACTCTAATAttctaaataaaatgtatgCCATCCTTTGAGAGGTTACCACCTCCAGTGAGAATCATTATTAGTTCATTCTTGCACAAGTTATAGTATTTCAGAGAAGGCCTTCCAGTGTGAGATTCCTCTGCACACGTGGAATTTAGCTTCCCGAATTCCAGTATTTTACATCCATATAGTATTTTCCTGTGCTTTATACTGAGTTGTTCTGATACTTGAaacaataatattaataataatttttgttttgcaggctTCTGCATTTAATGTTAATTACTCTGATTCTGGGCTCTTTGGGTTTTATACCATATCCCAGGCTGCAAATGCTGGGGAGGTGAGTTACTGATTAGAATTTAAGTATTAACACTTTAACCCTCCAACTAGTGTTTTGGTTTGAGATAATGACTGATTCATCTGAAAAAAGTCAATTAATCTGGTTTCTTGTATAAGAATGCTGCACATTCTGTTGCGATTTAACTCTGCAACCTGGGAATGAGACTCTTTCTGGGAAGTACCAATGCCTAATATGAACTAGAGCTAGTAAAATACCTTGAATTGCTGCTTGTAATTGCTGATTTATGTGTGTAAGCCAAAGTGTATCATGAGGAACATGCTGGCTCTTGAAGCTGGCAGAACTGAATCCTCTCATGATAAACGGTGAGACCATGCAAATTAACATTGTCTTGCAATTTAAATCCACACTGTATTTTGTATCTTGCTTTGGCATTTGTTACAGTGGGTTTAGTTTTGTTCTAAAGCTGTTCGGCATTGAGTTCAGGCTAACAATCCGAACACTGtcagctgctcttccctgaAGTTTTTAAGGTGTCAGAtaagagaaaaaacatgttGAAATTTAATTCTGGAAAAAgccttaaattattttaattttcctcagGTCATTAAAGCTGCTATGAACCAGATAAAGGCAGTTGCTCAGGGCGGCGTCACCAATGACGATATCACAACGGCAAAGTGAGTAAAGAACTGTCTTGTGTCTTGTAAAGCGAAGTTTCTTAACATGTAGCTACTTGTCAAACAGGCTATTCTTTACAGCAGAGCATATCATTGTGCTCTAATTATTTCTGTGGGGAATTGCTCTCTTTCCTGCATTAAAACTGACACACTGTCaatactctttttttcaaaGCTCAACTGATTCGCTGCTAAAGGTATTTCCTCCTAAAAACTTGTTAGAAGCATTAAGGTTTTCTGAAAACTGTTCCAGTGTAAGAAATTAGCAATATCAGCAGATGCTGTCATTTTAATCATACTGTGTAGTACTAAGA
Encoded here:
- the LOC102090658 gene encoding cytochrome b-c1 complex subunit 2, mitochondrial, with the translated sequence MKGFPMVARSLSKRLYSLKVAPKVATSKTAERVKLSPASEDLEITKLPNGLIIASLENFSPASRIGVFIKAGSRYETTGNLGTAHLLRLASNLTTKGASSFRITRGIEAVGGSLSVYSTREKMTYSIECLRNYVDTVMEYLLNVTTAPEFRPWEVTELQPQLKVDKAIAFQNPQVGVLENLHAAAYKNALANPLYCPDYAIGKITSEQLHHFVQNNFTSARMALVGIGVKHSDLKQIAEHFLNIRSGAGISSAKAVYRGGEIREQNGDSLVHAAVVTEGAAVGSAEANAFSVLQHVLGAGPLIKRGSNVTSKLSQGIAKATTQPFDASAFNVNYSDSGLFGFYTISQAANAGEVIKAAMNQIKAVAQGGVTNDDITTAKNQLKATYLMSVESAEGLLNEIGSESLVSGTHTSPSVVAQKIDSVTSADVVNAAKKFVNGKKSMAASGDLGNTPFLDEL